Proteins encoded within one genomic window of Kiritimatiellales bacterium:
- a CDS encoding LacI family DNA-binding transcriptional regulator, giving the protein MQQKVKMVDIAKAANVSIATVSMALRGHPRISDATKERVRQICIEKGFVPDPAATALASKKLENQKKHFLGTIAVLESEKYMAGNAPCESILSNNDLAEIFQNIGYKLDAFSVGKTANEQRALNRTLQARGIRGLFIWGRNEPVHTWAFDWENFSVIVFSGSLHEHVFHNVIINAYQHVYDAVLHLYSCGYKKPAYLELSLSKMRFDAWTAGFTAAVDSVGNDPGIPVFSTPGLITKKNEKTRFVKWINRYTPDVIVSQLGDPLIEILSEENIRVPQDIGIFCLDVMPDLRHISGLIQQRHAGHQAAFDLLHGMLSRNESGLPGNPMCIQIAPRWNEGTTVLFNALE; this is encoded by the coding sequence ATGCAGCAGAAAGTAAAGATGGTGGATATTGCCAAGGCGGCAAACGTCAGCATTGCAACAGTGTCGATGGCGCTGCGCGGGCATCCACGGATTTCTGATGCGACTAAAGAGCGCGTTCGGCAGATCTGTATCGAAAAGGGCTTTGTTCCCGATCCGGCGGCGACGGCGCTGGCGAGTAAAAAACTTGAAAACCAAAAAAAACATTTTCTCGGGACGATTGCTGTACTGGAGAGCGAAAAGTACATGGCCGGTAATGCTCCCTGTGAGAGCATTCTTTCGAACAATGATCTAGCAGAAATTTTTCAGAATATAGGTTATAAGCTGGATGCATTTTCTGTTGGAAAGACCGCAAACGAACAACGGGCATTAAACCGGACTTTGCAGGCACGAGGCATTCGCGGATTATTTATCTGGGGACGCAATGAGCCGGTTCATACGTGGGCATTTGACTGGGAAAATTTTTCAGTCATTGTGTTTTCCGGTTCACTGCATGAGCATGTTTTTCATAATGTGATTATTAATGCGTATCAGCATGTTTATGACGCTGTTCTGCATCTATACAGCTGCGGGTATAAAAAGCCGGCATATCTGGAACTGAGTTTGTCAAAAATGCGGTTTGATGCGTGGACGGCAGGGTTTACAGCGGCGGTGGATTCAGTTGGAAATGATCCCGGTATACCGGTGTTTTCAACGCCGGGATTAATTACAAAGAAAAATGAAAAAACCCGGTTTGTAAAATGGATAAACCGTTACACTCCAGACGTGATTGTTTCACAGCTTGGCGACCCATTGATTGAAATTTTAAGTGAAGAAAACATCCGGGTGCCGCAGGATATCGGTATTTTCTGTTTGGATGTGATGCCGGACTTACGGCATATTTCAGGGCTGATTCAACAACGGCATGCCGGACACCAGGCCGCATTCGATTTACTGCACGGAATGCTGAGCCGCAACGAATCGGGTCTGCCGGGAAATCCGATGTGTATTCAAATTGCGCCGCGCTGGAATGAAGGTACAACTGTTCTTTTTAATGCCTTAGAATGA
- a CDS encoding DUF1553 domain-containing protein, with product MKVRMVCLTIAGACATLCFAIPAPQNKIDDIVFAKQAETGFPPGERCSDAVFIRRAYLDVTGMLPTAPEVRKFLADTSPAKRAALIDKLLNSPEYADYWALKWGDLLRIKAEFPSNLWPNAVHTYHRWLRNALRKNMPYDQFARALLTASGSNFRDAPVNFYRPFQQRTPRNLLDTAALVFMGVRLETSGWTEAQLIGMDAFFSKVGYKDTHEWKEEIIFFDASKKFPETPDGKTIYPTPVNGTSIKLADDADPRIAFADWLTAPDNPWFAQNIVNRIWFWMMGRGIIHEVDDIRPDNPAWSPELMNWLQTELTGSGYDLKHIFQLILNSGTYQLTSIPAPDNENDEAGFSHYRVRRLPAEILIDAICQVTGTSEEYSSAVPEPFTFVPEFRRTVMLADGSIKSAFLEMFGRPGRDSSLESDRNDNVSVFQMLHLLNSSHIRNKVMQSARLRGLFGRPPQGLSGVDMLYLEILSRYPAAEEKKIAENYRKESGLSYDQAHFDLAWALINSSEFLLKH from the coding sequence ATGAAAGTCAGGATGGTCTGTCTGACGATTGCCGGAGCATGTGCAACGCTGTGCTTTGCAATACCGGCACCGCAAAATAAAATTGATGACATTGTTTTTGCGAAACAGGCTGAAACCGGATTTCCGCCCGGCGAACGCTGTTCTGATGCGGTATTTATCCGGCGCGCGTATCTTGACGTGACCGGCATGCTGCCGACCGCGCCTGAGGTCCGCAAATTTCTCGCGGATACATCACCGGCCAAACGCGCGGCGCTGATTGATAAACTGTTGAACAGTCCGGAGTATGCAGATTACTGGGCGCTGAAGTGGGGCGATCTGCTGCGAATCAAAGCGGAATTTCCGAGCAATCTCTGGCCGAATGCGGTTCATACGTATCACCGCTGGCTGCGCAATGCATTACGCAAAAACATGCCGTATGATCAATTTGCACGTGCACTGCTGACGGCAAGCGGCAGTAATTTTCGCGATGCGCCGGTAAATTTTTACCGCCCGTTTCAACAGCGTACGCCGCGCAATCTGCTGGACACTGCTGCACTGGTTTTTATGGGCGTGCGGCTGGAAACGTCCGGCTGGACGGAAGCGCAACTGATTGGCATGGATGCGTTTTTTTCGAAGGTCGGTTATAAAGATACGCATGAGTGGAAAGAGGAAATTATCTTTTTCGATGCATCTAAAAAATTTCCGGAAACGCCGGACGGCAAAACAATTTATCCAACGCCGGTAAACGGTACGTCAATAAAACTGGCGGACGATGCAGACCCGCGCATTGCGTTTGCGGACTGGCTGACAGCGCCGGACAATCCGTGGTTCGCACAGAATATTGTTAACCGCATCTGGTTCTGGATGATGGGACGCGGCATCATTCACGAAGTGGACGATATTCGTCCCGATAATCCGGCGTGGAGTCCGGAACTGATGAACTGGCTGCAAACAGAACTCACCGGCAGCGGCTATGATTTAAAACATATTTTCCAGCTGATTTTAAATTCCGGCACCTATCAGTTAACCTCAATTCCCGCGCCGGACAATGAAAACGACGAAGCCGGATTTTCGCATTACCGTGTGCGCCGCCTGCCGGCGGAAATACTGATTGATGCGATCTGCCAGGTGACCGGCACAAGCGAGGAATACTCAAGCGCCGTACCGGAGCCGTTTACGTTTGTACCGGAATTCCGGCGTACGGTGATGCTTGCAGACGGCAGTATAAAGTCAGCATTCCTTGAAATGTTCGGCCGGCCGGGACGCGACTCGTCACTCGAATCTGACCGCAACGACAATGTCTCCGTTTTTCAAATGCTGCATTTGCTGAACTCGTCACACATTCGTAATAAAGTGATGCAGAGCGCGCGGTTGCGCGGACTGTTCGGACGTCCACCGCAGGGATTGAGCGGTGTGGATATGTTGTATCTGGAAATTCTTTCACGCTATCCGGCGGCGGAAGAAAAAAAGATTGCAGAAAACTATAGAAAAGAGAGCGGGCTTTCGTACGATCAGGCGCACTTCGATCTTGCGTGGGCGCTGATTAACAGCAGTGAATTTTTATTGAAACATTAG
- a CDS encoding DUF1501 domain-containing protein — protein sequence MKPTISNYQPVIPMNRRNALKIGIFGAAGLALSDWFTLKAAGAINETKAKAKSVIQIWLWGGPCHIDTFDPKPESGYDYCGKFDKSLATNVDGIQINSAMPQLAKMADKYALLRGMTHGITAHETASYLVMTGMKAVDGVANPSIGAVVSYKKGYAGGYTGLIPPYIALTKPQGRFSEAGFLGGKYLPFSTGGDPAKTPFVVEGVVAEGITEERQHLRRTLLGEVDTLARALDNKGAAGQLTKAREEAYSLILGKAKDTFDLSKESNEVRTAYGRNTFGQSCLQARKLVEAGVPFITVNAPGWDTHKKHFEMMTRMLPELDRGVATLIQELSDRGLLDTTIIWVGGEFGRTPKVDWHAPWNGGRSHYGKAFSHLIAGGGFRGGQVVGATSSRGEEVTERPIYPWDLTTSIYQQLGIDPAGTLPMPDGKTICVSPLAEAGHGLKTGGILQEIM from the coding sequence ATGAAACCGACAATCAGTAACTATCAGCCGGTCATTCCGATGAACCGGCGCAATGCGCTGAAGATTGGAATATTCGGCGCGGCAGGGCTGGCTCTGTCCGACTGGTTCACATTGAAAGCCGCCGGTGCAATTAATGAAACCAAAGCGAAGGCGAAATCCGTCATTCAAATCTGGCTGTGGGGCGGGCCGTGCCACATTGATACGTTCGACCCCAAACCGGAATCGGGCTACGACTATTGCGGCAAGTTTGATAAGTCACTTGCGACCAATGTCGATGGAATTCAAATTAACAGCGCTATGCCGCAACTGGCGAAGATGGCAGATAAATACGCACTGCTGCGCGGCATGACGCACGGAATTACGGCACACGAGACGGCGTCGTATTTAGTGATGACGGGCATGAAGGCGGTGGACGGCGTGGCAAATCCGTCCATCGGCGCCGTGGTGTCGTACAAAAAAGGTTATGCCGGCGGCTACACCGGTTTAATTCCGCCGTACATTGCGCTGACCAAACCGCAGGGACGGTTTTCAGAAGCCGGTTTTCTCGGCGGAAAATATCTGCCGTTTTCCACGGGCGGTGATCCGGCCAAAACGCCGTTCGTGGTGGAAGGCGTCGTCGCCGAAGGAATCACCGAAGAGCGTCAGCATTTGCGCCGGACACTGCTGGGCGAAGTGGATACGCTGGCGCGCGCGCTGGACAATAAAGGCGCTGCCGGACAGTTGACTAAGGCGCGCGAAGAAGCCTACTCACTGATTCTCGGTAAAGCGAAGGACACATTCGATCTTTCCAAGGAATCAAATGAAGTCCGCACTGCGTACGGCCGCAATACGTTCGGACAGTCATGCCTGCAGGCACGCAAGCTGGTGGAAGCCGGTGTGCCGTTTATCACAGTGAATGCGCCGGGCTGGGACACGCATAAAAAACATTTTGAAATGATGACGCGCATGCTGCCGGAACTGGATCGCGGCGTTGCCACATTGATTCAGGAGCTTTCCGATCGCGGACTGCTGGATACAACGATTATATGGGTCGGCGGCGAATTCGGCCGTACGCCGAAGGTCGACTGGCACGCACCGTGGAACGGCGGGCGCAGTCATTATGGCAAAGCATTTTCACATCTGATTGCCGGCGGCGGTTTTCGCGGCGGGCAGGTTGTCGGCGCAACCAGTTCGCGCGGCGAAGAAGTCACCGAGCGCCCGATTTATCCGTGGGATTTAACCACCAGTATTTATCAGCAGCTCGGCATTGATCCTGCCGGCACGCTGCCGATGCCCGACGGAAAAACGATATGCGTTTCACCGCTCGCCGAAGCGGGTCACGGATTAAAAACCGGCGGAATCCTGCAGGAGATCATGTGA